The Chryseobacterium sp. LJ668 genome segment GTCAATTGATTAAAAATCGAAAATTTAGATATGAAAAAAGCATTGATAATCGTAGATGTACAAAATGATTTTTGTGAAGGAGGAGCATTAGCCGTACCCGGAGCAAATGAAATAATTCCGTACATTAATCTTCTGATGGAAGAAAATGAATATGACCAGATCGTCCTGACCCAAGACTGGCATCCGGCGAATCATAACAGTTTTGCCAGCAACAACGGGAAAAATGTGGGCGAAAGTATTATTTTAAATGGTGTACCGCAGTTTATGTGGCCTGATCATTGTGTGGAAGGAACTTTCGGGGCAGATTTTCATAAAGATTTAAACAGAGAAAAGGTTACTCATATTGTTCAGAAAGGGAAGAATTCAGAGATTGACAGTTATAGCGGTTTTCAGGATAATAATCACTTTATGAAGACAGGACTGGATGATTTTTTAAAATATCATGATATTCAATTGTTGGAAATTGTAGGTTTAGCTATGGATTACTGCGTAAAATTTACGGCCACAGATGCCGTTGCCAACGGATATGTTACCTGCCTTCATTTTAACGGAACGCGTGCCGTCAATGTAAAACCTGATAACGGAAAAGATGCTATCTTTGAAATGTTACAAAAAGGTGTGACAGTTTTAGGATAATGAAAAGTATTTTTAGAAAAAGTATTGATAAGTTTATTATTAAAGAAGTAGCTTCTATTTTAGAGGTTCATTCTATTAATTATCAGATCATTAGTAATGAAAAAGATTTCAATCCAAGTTTTATAACAGACACTAATAAGATTGAATATCAACTTTTAATCGATAAAGATGATTTCGATGTTGCTAATAAAGCTGTTTCGTCTTATTATGCTCAAGAAACCTCAATTCCGGAAGAGTATTATTTATTAGATTATTCTAATGAGGAGCTGAAAGAAATTCTCTATAAAAAAGATGAATGGAATGAGTTTGATTACGGAGCCGCAAACAAAATACTGAAGGAGCGAGGCGAAAATATTACTGATGAAGAAATCAATACTATTAATCAAAACCGTCTGAATTCCTTAAGATATGAGTATGAAAATCCACAGGAGGTTAAAAATTACATCATTGTAGGTTATATTTTTGCAATTGCCGGTTGCATTTTATCATTGCTATGGGGAATGCTAATATTCGTGAGTTATGCTATTGCAATAGTAGTAATTAAATTAAGAAAACAACTTCCGAGCGGAGAAAGCATCTATTATTTTAATGAAAAGGACAGAAAGCACGGAAAAAGAATTTTAATCTTAAGTTTAATATTTACCACTATTTGGATTTCTATCTTTATAATGAATGAATTGTGAAAACTGCAATATTCAAACAAAAAAACATGATGATACATAAAAAAGACGCAGAATTTATTATCTGCGTCTTTTCTTATTTTACTAAAGTTTTTATTAAAGCATCTTCAAAGTATTCACCTCAAGATCTGTAAGGATTCTCCAGTGTCCACGTTTGATGTTTTTCTTGGTCAATCCTGCAAACATTACTCTGTCCAGTGCTTCAACTTCGTATCCTAATCTTTGGAAAATTCTTCTGATCACACGATTCCAGCCGATATGAATTTCCATTCCGATCTCATTTTTAGGCTTCCCTTCAATGAAGGATATTTGATCTACAGTTGCAATTCCTTCCTCAAGACGAATGCCTTCTACAATCAGTCTCATATCTTCATTGGTTAATTTCTTATCCAAAGTGACATGATAGATTTTTTTAGCATCAAAAGACGGGTGTGTCAATTTTTTTGTCATGTGACCGTCATTCGTCAAAAGAATAACTCCTGTTGTAGAACGGTCTAGTCTTCCGACAGGGAACACACGGTAAGGAGATGCATTCGCAACCAAATCCATTACTGTTTTTCTAGCTTTGTCGTCTTTTGTTGTTGAGATGTAACCTTTAGGCTTATTTAAAAGCACATAGACCGGCTTTTCTGGGGTAATGCCCTGTCCGTCGAAAACTACTTTATCCGTTTTCTCAACCTGATATCCCATTTCGGTAACTACCTGTCCGTTTACTTCTACCAATCCCTGAACAATCAGTTCATCAGCTTCTCTCCTACTGCAAATTCCTGAATTTGCGATGTATTTATTCAGACGAATGGTATCTTTATGAACGTCTTTTTCAACCTTTTTAAATCTTCTTTTCTGTACAAAAGATCTTGCTCTGTCGTCATCTCTGTCGGTTTCGCTTCCAGGTCTTCTTCCGTATTTTAAGCTGCCTCTTTCATATTTACCTCTTTTATCTGAGCTGCTTCTTCCCTCTCCTCCTCTTTTGAAGTTTGTTTGGCCAAAAGGCTTTCTCTCTTCACTTTGGTTGGATACAAAAGGTTCTTTTTCAACTTTTGAGTATTTTTTTTCCATTCTACTTTCGTAGCTGGTATCAGATCTCCTGGAATCAGGTTTTTTAAAAGGTCTTGCGCTGTCTGTATCTGTATCTCTGTCACTTCTGCTGAAGGGCTTTTTCTCAAATTTTGATGGGCCGTTTTCGTTTCTTTCTTTTGGGCCAAAACTTCTTTCGCCAGTTTTAGAAAATGGCTTTTTGAAAGATTTTGAATCTGAAGAATTTCCAGATTTAGGAGCGCGAGGACTGTCTGCATTTCTTGTTGAAGATCTGGGTTTTTTAGGTCTTCCTGAATTATTATTGTCTCTGCTCATTCTAAATATTTTTGCAAAGATAGTGATTTAGTTACGAGTTAGAAATTAAGAATCATAACTTTGTACAATTGTTTGCTTATTAATTTAATTAAAAATTAAAAAATGATCACTTTCCTAGACCGTAATTTTTCTCAGTTAAATGATTTTCTTTCCGAAAAAACTTTCAGCAAAATATTTATTCTAATAGACGAAAATACGCATGAATATTGTCTTCCTGTTCTTTTAGGCAATTTAGAAACAGAAATTAATTTTGAAATTTTGGAAATTGAACCCGGCGAGGAAATGAAAAATATACAGACCGCTAATCACTTATGGGAAATTTTGACCGAAATGCAGGCTGACCGAAAAGCGCTGGTCATCAATCTAGGCGGCGGAGTGATTACAGATATGGGTGGTTTTGTGGCTTCAACCTATAAAAGAGGAATTCAATTTATCAATATACCAACAACATTATTATCAATGTGTGATGCTTCTATAGGCGGAAAAACCGGGATTGATCTGATGCATTATAAAAATATGGTTGGAACATTCAGTATTCCGGAACAAATTTTTGTTTATCCTCAATTTCTGGAAACGCTTCCTTATAAAGAACTGCGAAGTGGTTTTGCTGAAATGCTGAAACATGGATTAATCGCAGACCGATCACATTGGGAAGAACTTATACAGATTCAGAAGCTTGATGCAGACAGTGTTTTAGTGCATATTCAGACCTCGATGGATATTAAACAAAATATCGTTGAGAAAGATTTTCACGAAAAAAATATAAGAAAAACTTTAAATTTCGGACATACAATTGGTCACGCAATTGAAAGCTTATGTTTAGAAAAAGAAAATCCAATTCTTCACGGTGAGGCTGTTGCACTGGGGATGATTTGCGAAACGCATCTTTCTTATTTAGAAGGCTTACTTTCTAAAGGAGATTCGGAAACTGTCATTACGAATATTCAGAAATATTATCCTTTTATAGATTTAAGGGAGTTTACTTATGAAGGTATTCTAAAACTTCTATTAAATGATAAGAAAAACACAGATAATAAGATCAACTTTTCATTGCTTTCTGAGATAGGTTTTTGTGTTTATAATTATGAGTGTGACATTAAAAACATTCAAAAATGTCTTGATTATTATAGATTATTAAGTGGTTTTTGAAACAATTGTCACTAATACTATTCATAGCATAATTGTTTATCGGTGTTTCTAACCTATTGATTGTCAGATTAATAAAAATAATATTCTATTTTAGTGATATCTATCATGTAATGTTTTAACTGTCTAATATATCTTTGGCAAACAATTTGAAAGATACCACTCGTCAAACTCAAAAAAGTTTGTCAGTAAAATTTAAAATTAGAAAAGTAAAATATTAAAAATTTAAAGTTATGAAAAAGTTAATTTTAGGACTAGCGTTAACAGCAGGTTCATTAGCATTCGCTCAGACAACAACGACAACTACTTCTACGTCATCAGCAATTAGATTTGGTATCAAAGCTGGAATGAACGTAGCTTCATTGTCAGATGATGCAGGACTTGAAGATCAGAAATCAAAGATCGGCTTTAATGCAGGTGTTTTTGCGTCGATTCCATTAGCAGAATCTTTCAGCATTCAGCCAGAGATTTTGTATAGCCAATACGGAGCAAAAATAGAAAATACAGACGAATTTACTGTTCTAGGTACCACTACAAGAAATGTAGAGTCTTATTCTACAAATCTTGATTATATTACTGTACCGGTAATGTTCCAATATAATTTTGTGCCAAATTTTTATGTTGAAGCAGGTCCAGAATTCGGATTTTTAATCAGTGCTAAGAACAAAGGAGACAGAAATACAACAGTTACAACTGGATCAAATGTTTCGACAAGTTCATCTAGTTACACTGAGGATATTGACAAGGATAACTTGAATACTTTCAACTTTGGTGTTGGTATCGGTGCTGGTTACTACTTCACAGACAATATCGGTATTACTGCTAGATACGTTGCAGGTGTTACAGATGTTGCTAAAGACAGACCTAGCGGTTCTGATGCTGTAAGAAACAATACTTTCCAAGTTGGTTTAGCTTACAAATTCTAAGAATTTAGCAAATCAATTTCAATTAAAAAGGGTCAGACTTAATAGTAAGTCTGACCCTTTTATTTTAGCTTATTTTATCTCTTTTAATTAAATAATTCTATCTCTTCTCCTTTTGCAACAGGATATTCTTCCGTAAAACATCCAAAACAATGGTCAGAAGATCCTAAGATTGCTTTAAGATTATCTGTGCTTAAAAACTCTAAGGAATCAACTCCCAAATAATCTCTTAATTGTTCTGTTGTCATATTGGCAGAAATCAGGTCATCTTTTGAAGGTGTATCAATACCCAAATAACAAGGTGCAATAATCGGTGGAGAAACACTTCTGAAGTGAATCTCTTTTACACCCGCTTCCTTGAGAATTTTAACCAATCGTTTGGATGTGGTACCACGAACGATTGAATCGTCAATGATCACTACTCTTTTACCTTTAATTTCAGAAATAATCGGATTCAGTTTTAAATTGACTACTCTTTCTCTCATTTCCTGAGTCGGGACGATGAAACTTCTTCCGATGTATCTGTTTTTAATCAAAACCGGACGGAAAGGTATTCCCGAAGCTTTCGAAAAACCGATCGCAGCCGGAACTCCGGAATCCGGAACACCAATCACAATATCAGCTTCTACAGGAGCCTGCTCCCAAATTTTTTCACCAGATTTTTCTCTGATTTCGTAGACATTGATGTTTTGTAATGTAGAATCGGGTCTAGCAAAATAAATATATTCAAACGAACAGATTCTTTGTTTTCCTCTTTCTTCATTCACCATGTAAGAATTCAGTTTTCCGGGCTCGTTTTCGTTGGTATAAATGATTTCTCCAGGTAAAATATCTCTCACATATTGAGCTCCAACTGCATCTAAAGCTACAGATTCTGAAGCAACAACATAGGTTTTTTCATCCACTGCACCTAAAACCAAAGGTCTGATTCCGTTAAAATCTCTGAATGCGAAAAATTTATTTCTCGTCATCCCGACAACAGAATAGGCTCCTTCAATTTTCTCCATGGTCGCTTTGATAGCTCCACGTAATCCTAAATCAAGATTCTTTTGTATTAATCTTAAAATAACTTCAGAATCAGAAGTTGCCCTGAAGACTACACCTTCAGCTTCTAATTCATTTTTTAGCTCCCTCGCATTGGTTAGGTTACCATTGTGAGCGATCGAAAGTATAATCTGGTCATATTCATTTTTAGCGAAAAATGGCTGAAAATTATATTTCTTTTTGTCTCCTGCAGTGGTGTAACGGGTGTGCCCGATTGCAGAATTTCCCATAAAAGCTTCAGGATCCTGGATCTCTTTATAAACATCCAAAACCAACCCTTCATCTTTCATATTGGTAATTTTCCCGTCTTTCAAAACAGAAATACCGCACGCTTCCTGACCTCTGTGCTGTAATGCGAAAAGACCGAACTGTGAAAGAGAAAACGTATCAAGATCATTATCAGAATACATTCCGAAGATGCCGCACTCCTCATTAGGAGCATCCAGCCTTTCTTCTTCCTGGGTTCTGAAAAGATTTCTTCCGTAGGTTTGATTTTCAAACTGTTTTAAATATTCACTTTTATGAATGTCTAAACTTTTCATTTCTATTTTTTCTAATCTAGATTTGTTTTGATAGATGTCTAATTAGATGAAAAATCAAATATTATGTTAAATAAAAACTTAACATCTAATTTTATCTAAATCTTATTTCTGAAGAACAGTTTTAAGCCTGTTATAAATTTCTACATAAGCCTCGGTAACTTCTCCTAAGTCTCTTCTGAATCTGTCTTTATCCAATTTCTTCATCGTGTCTTTGTCCCAAAGTCTGCAAGTATCAGGAGAAATTTCGTCAGCTAAGATTATTTCGCCGTCTGAAGTTTTTCCTAATTCGATTTTGAAATCAACCAAGATGATATTCATTTTGTCGAAAAGGTCTATCAGAATTTCGTTGATGTCTGATGTCAATTCATACATTTCGTCAAGCTCTTCATAAGTAGCTGCGCCTAAGAAAACTGCGTGGTGATCATTAATCAATGGATCTCCCAATTCGTCTTTTTTGTAACAGATATCGAAGATTGTTACCGGAGATTTGATTCCTTCTTCAACGCCTAATCTCTGTGCCATGCTTCCTGCAGAATAGTTTCTTACCACCATTTCCAAAGGAATAATAGAAACTTTTTTTACCAATTGTTCTCTCTCGTCCAATTGCTTAATGAAATGAGTTTTAATCCCTTTTTCATTTAAATATTCAAAGATAAGAGTGGTAATAGCGTTATTCATTTCGCCTTTCAAATCAACAGATCCTCTTTTTTGAGCATTAAATGCTGTAGCATCGTCCTTAAAACGCACTACAACTTCATCAGGATTATCGGTAGCAAATACCTGTTTTGCTTTACCTTCGTACAACATTTCTTTCTTTTGACTCATAATTTTTACTTTTTTTAAAAAGGAATTCGCGAATCTACGATTTCCGTTTCTGCATTAGATTTATATTATTTTTACTTAAATAAAATTCCTGTTAAAACAGCCATTCCAAAGCTCAGCAATGTGCCAATGAGCACATATTCTGTCAGTTTTCGCTGTTTTGCCTGTGCAAGATCGCTGAATCTGAAAACAGATTTTGCTGCGACCATAAATCCTACACCTTCCCAATGATTGACTATGATAAAGGTGAACACCAAAAGACGTTCTAAGATTCCGATATATTTTCCGGCGCTTGATAAAGATTCGGTTTGTATATTACTTTGTTCTTCTGCAACAGGGGTCCAAGACGATAATAGTGTTCTAATAATAATTGATGTCGGAGCAGTTAAAAACAATGCCGCTACTACTATTTTTAAATAATTCTGATCTTTTAAAAATTCAAAATTAAATTCATTACAATAAAAAGCTATGCCTGCAATTACCGCAATGTGCAGAATCTGATCGATGAAAAACCATCTTTTTTTAGTTTTTACATTTTGAAACTGGATCTTAGCAGAATCAATGATAAAATGTGAAATCCCCACCAATGCTGGAATCCACCATAATTCAATATTCCACAGGAAAACGAAACTTAAAACAGTGTGAATCAGAACATGAAAGTACAAATATTTACTCTTCAGTTTTCTATTTTCTTTATCTGAAACCCATGAATTTGGCTGAAGAATAAAATCTCCGAGTAGATGTGCCAATATGAGTAGATTAAAGATCATGCTACAGTTCTGAAATTTTCTTTTTAAAATATTGATTGGTTTCTACGATAAGATCATAGTTGGCTCTTTTCAGCCTTTGACTGATTGATGATTGTGATATGGTGTACTTTTTTGCGAGATCCTCCTGTGTGATATCGTTATTCATGATCATTTCGTGGATGATTTCTGCAGTTGCCATCGTCCAGTTATCAAAATCTTTAGAAGACCATTTAAGCAGAATATTGAGATCTCGGTCTAAAAAATCGTTTGAAGTTTTGATAGAAACGGTATGGCCGTCACTCTTAAGATCATTTAATAATCGACCGGAGTTGACATATGCTGTACCGTTTGATTCAGTGATCTTCCCGGAAGAAAAATTTTCCTCACCAATACCAATGGCAATTCTTACATCTAAATTTTCCTGACTTCTGATTAGAGATTTTATGGCTAGAAAACGCCAGAAAACGTCATCGATATTGCATTTGAACTGAAACTCATCACCTCTATAAATTTCCCATGTCTGTGGGGTACTGCCCCACTTTTCAAGGAGATTTTTTAGTTTGGTAATCCAAACTTCAGTGTCTGCATGTTGCGAATTTATAATATCACCGGTGATGACCGCTATCATTCTGCAAATATAAGCATAAATACTTATATGTAAAAATTATAAGTAGAGACGCTTATAGATATTGATAATTAGTGAATCAGCTTATATCAATCAATGACAATTGACGTTATTTTTTTAAAAACTGAACAGTTTTTTCGTCTAATTTAAGTAAATAGTTACCTGTTGTCAATAACTTAACTGATATATAATTTTTGTTTTTGAAAGGATTTTTTTCTGAGTACATCAATTTTCCGGAGAAATCTAAAATCTGGATTTCTTTCACTTTATCCACATTACCTTTAACGTAAATACTCTCATCTGCAGGATTAGGATAAATTTGAAATTTGTTATTGTTAAAAATAATATCAGATGTAGAAAGCGTTCCGAGATTCATACAATAATCACTTGCGTAAGCATCCCATTCTGAAATGCTGAAAGTTGTCGTCGGTTGATTGACCGTGCTTTTTCTGTATAATGAAACGTTTGCCAATGTAGAAGTATTTGATTGTCCGCTCACTCCTATTCCGTCAACACTTGTAGATTTATATCTTAATTCTATATAATTACTTCCTGAATACGTCATTTGCGGAGCTGCCGTTACAAATTTAGCCTGATTGATCGTGTAGCAGGAAAAATTGGCAGCAGGATTTAAAACAACAAAAACTTCGTTATTCTGAACCGTTCCTTCCAGTTCGTAAGGATCTACAAAATAATAGTTTGTTCCGCTGTAAAACTGAATTGACAATCTGTAATCACTCAAATTAACAGGATGTCCCGTTTTATTGGTAATTTCTAAAGCTTTATTATTTGATGTGCCTTCCAAATATTTAGAAACAAATAAATCTTTAGAATAGATATCGGTTGCCAAAGTTGTTGTAGAAACAATATTGCTGTCAGAAGAAAGTAAATATCCATTATCATATGATTTTACTGTAAACTGATAGGTTGTAGATGGTAGTAAATGATCAATGCTTATAGAAGTTCCCTGGGTAGAAGCTACCACAGTTCCGTTTTGATAAACTTTATATCCGATCACATCTGTACTTGCACTTGGTGACCAGTTTAAGGTTGCAAAATAAGCGCTGTTTTGGGTTACCGTTAAATTAGTCGGAGTTTGTGGAACAATTGCATCTGAAGTCTGTCCCCAGATTGCGTTCACCCATGAGGGATTATCTATAAAAGGATTTCTGTTTTTCTGAATTGCATACACTGCATTATTTCTGTCAATTTCTCTTTGTGAAACAGGATCTTGAGCATGCCACTGAAGAAGCATTGCAATGTAAGCTGGATCAAAAGATCTTTCTTCAGTTCCATCTAAAGGATTCGTATCGGAAGTAGGATTTGTGCTATTGTTAAAATTAAACGTTCCTAATTTCCCTTCATATCTTACTGCAAAATATAGTAGACATCTTGCTACATCACCTTTAAATTCATTGATAGGTTCGTAAACACGGCCCGTGTAGACTGATCCGGGAATTACACTGTTTCCGATTTTTGAGGAATTCGTAAAAGTATAAAATGTAGTGGCTCCTGCAATACCGTAAGGATAATTACTCCTGAGCTGATTGATTCTCGCGTCTGTAGGAACCACATAAAATAGATCGGAGTACATCGGATAATTGCTATAAAATGTACTTTGAGGCATCATGTGCTCTCTGTTCCAGCCCTGTCCTTCTGCTGATGCACTACCGATAATATTGGCTGTAGTATATTCATAAGAATCTGGACCTGTCGGAATTTCAGAATACATATCCAATAAAATGGTAGTGTTTGAAGCACCGTGATCATAATATTTATCCAGATCTGTCTGATTATAGAAATTGGTGAGATCACCATAGTGCCAGTTTATATTTTTAGCTGAAATAATCTCATGTACCTTAGATTTCAAGGCATATCCCGTTAAAGCAGCTGTTCCATCATAATATCCTGCAGGAATTTGAGCAAACGCATAAGACGAAATAAGTAAAAGAGGAAGTAAAAGTTTTTTCATTCTGTAAAAATATGTTCGCTAAATTAATAATTTCCTGTAATTTAAATAATCATTTGCCATTAATATTATGTTAAATTTTCACTTATAAAAAACTGATAAATAAAACATTAGGTAAAATTTTTATACTCAAAAGAATTTTTTTTAGTATTTAAGCAATTTAAGTATCTTTGGGCATTAACTTATCTAATATGAATACAGAAACTATCAACAACATTAAAATGATAGCTGAAACAGCAAAAGAATTTGCTGAGAAAAATATCAGACCCAATATCATGGAGTGGGACGAAAGCCAGACTTTTCCTAAAGAACTATTTCATCAATTAGGAGATATGGGTTTCATGGGAATCGTAATTCCCGAGCAGTATGGTGGTTCTGGTTTGGGATATCATGAGTATGTGACCATTCTTGACGAGATTTCTCAGGTAGATCCTTCTATCGGTCTTTCTGTAGCAGCTCACAACTCATTGTGCACCAATCATATCTATGAATTCGGAAACGAAGAACAAAGAAACAGATGGCTTCCACAATTGGCAACCGGAAAAGTAATCGGAGCATGGGGATTGACAGAGCACAATACAGGATCTGATTCTGGAGGTATGTCTACTACAGCTGTGAAAGACGGTGACGAATGGGTAATCAACGGAGCGAAAAACTTTATTACACATGCAATTTCAGGAGATATTGCTGTCGTAATGACAAGAACAGGGGAAATTGGTGCTAAGAATAATTCTACCGCTTTCGTTCTAGAAAAAGGAATGGCTGGTTTTACTTCTGGTAAAAAAGAAAACAAATTAGGAATGCGTGCTTCAGAAACAGCAGAACTTATTTTTGATAATGTTAGAGTTTCAGATGCAAACCGTTTGGGAGAAGTTGGTGAAGGCTTTAAGCAGGCGATGAAAATATTAGACGGAGGAAGGATTTCTATTGCTGCATTAAGCTTAGGAACTGCAAGAGGAGCTTACAAAGCTGCTCTGAAATATGCTAAAGAAAGACATCAATTTGGAAAATCTATTGCTTCTTTTCAGGCGATCAACTTTATGCTGGCTGATATGGCAACAGAAATTGATGCTGCAGAATTGCTGATTCAAAGAGCTTCTACGTTGAAAAATGCTAAGCAAAAAATGACAAAAGAAGGTGCAATGGCAAAATTATACGCTTCTGAAGCATGTGTAAGAATTGCTAACAATGCCGTGCAAATTTTCGGAGGGTACGGTTACACGAAAGATTTCCCGGCTGAAAAGTACTACAGAGATTCAAAATTATGTACAATCGGAGAAGGTACTTCTGAAATCCAGAGATTGGTGATCGGGAGAGATATTACTCAGTAATTTTTATTGATTATAAATACTAAATAGCACATGCATTTTGCGTGTGCTATTTTGCTTTAAATACAGGATTTATTACCGTATATTTAATGTATCGCAT includes the following:
- the pncA gene encoding bifunctional nicotinamidase/pyrazinamidase encodes the protein MKKALIIVDVQNDFCEGGALAVPGANEIIPYINLLMEENEYDQIVLTQDWHPANHNSFASNNGKNVGESIILNGVPQFMWPDHCVEGTFGADFHKDLNREKVTHIVQKGKNSEIDSYSGFQDNNHFMKTGLDDFLKYHDIQLLEIVGLAMDYCVKFTATDAVANGYVTCLHFNGTRAVNVKPDNGKDAIFEMLQKGVTVLG
- a CDS encoding pseudouridine synthase; translated protein: MEKKYSKVEKEPFVSNQSEERKPFGQTNFKRGGEGRSSSDKRGKYERGSLKYGRRPGSETDRDDDRARSFVQKRRFKKVEKDVHKDTIRLNKYIANSGICSRREADELIVQGLVEVNGQVVTEMGYQVEKTDKVVFDGQGITPEKPVYVLLNKPKGYISTTKDDKARKTVMDLVANASPYRVFPVGRLDRSTTGVILLTNDGHMTKKLTHPSFDAKKIYHVTLDKKLTNEDMRLIVEGIRLEEGIATVDQISFIEGKPKNEIGMEIHIGWNRVIRRIFQRLGYEVEALDRVMFAGLTKKNIKRGHWRILTDLEVNTLKML
- the aroB gene encoding 3-dehydroquinate synthase; its protein translation is MITFLDRNFSQLNDFLSEKTFSKIFILIDENTHEYCLPVLLGNLETEINFEILEIEPGEEMKNIQTANHLWEILTEMQADRKALVINLGGGVITDMGGFVASTYKRGIQFINIPTTLLSMCDASIGGKTGIDLMHYKNMVGTFSIPEQIFVYPQFLETLPYKELRSGFAEMLKHGLIADRSHWEELIQIQKLDADSVLVHIQTSMDIKQNIVEKDFHEKNIRKTLNFGHTIGHAIESLCLEKENPILHGEAVALGMICETHLSYLEGLLSKGDSETVITNIQKYYPFIDLREFTYEGILKLLLNDKKNTDNKINFSLLSEIGFCVYNYECDIKNIQKCLDYYRLLSGF
- a CDS encoding porin family protein, translated to MKKLILGLALTAGSLAFAQTTTTTTSTSSAIRFGIKAGMNVASLSDDAGLEDQKSKIGFNAGVFASIPLAESFSIQPEILYSQYGAKIENTDEFTVLGTTTRNVESYSTNLDYITVPVMFQYNFVPNFYVEAGPEFGFLISAKNKGDRNTTVTTGSNVSTSSSSYTEDIDKDNLNTFNFGVGIGAGYYFTDNIGITARYVAGVTDVAKDRPSGSDAVRNNTFQVGLAYKF
- the purF gene encoding amidophosphoribosyltransferase, encoding MKSLDIHKSEYLKQFENQTYGRNLFRTQEEERLDAPNEECGIFGMYSDNDLDTFSLSQFGLFALQHRGQEACGISVLKDGKITNMKDEGLVLDVYKEIQDPEAFMGNSAIGHTRYTTAGDKKKYNFQPFFAKNEYDQIILSIAHNGNLTNARELKNELEAEGVVFRATSDSEVILRLIQKNLDLGLRGAIKATMEKIEGAYSVVGMTRNKFFAFRDFNGIRPLVLGAVDEKTYVVASESVALDAVGAQYVRDILPGEIIYTNENEPGKLNSYMVNEERGKQRICSFEYIYFARPDSTLQNINVYEIREKSGEKIWEQAPVEADIVIGVPDSGVPAAIGFSKASGIPFRPVLIKNRYIGRSFIVPTQEMRERVVNLKLNPIISEIKGKRVVIIDDSIVRGTTSKRLVKILKEAGVKEIHFRSVSPPIIAPCYLGIDTPSKDDLISANMTTEQLRDYLGVDSLEFLSTDNLKAILGSSDHCFGCFTEEYPVAKGEEIELFN
- the purC gene encoding phosphoribosylaminoimidazolesuccinocarboxamide synthase gives rise to the protein MSQKKEMLYEGKAKQVFATDNPDEVVVRFKDDATAFNAQKRGSVDLKGEMNNAITTLIFEYLNEKGIKTHFIKQLDEREQLVKKVSIIPLEMVVRNYSAGSMAQRLGVEEGIKSPVTIFDICYKKDELGDPLINDHHAVFLGAATYEELDEMYELTSDINEILIDLFDKMNIILVDFKIELGKTSDGEIILADEISPDTCRLWDKDTMKKLDKDRFRRDLGEVTEAYVEIYNRLKTVLQK
- a CDS encoding DUF3307 domain-containing protein; this encodes MIFNLLILAHLLGDFILQPNSWVSDKENRKLKSKYLYFHVLIHTVLSFVFLWNIELWWIPALVGISHFIIDSAKIQFQNVKTKKRWFFIDQILHIAVIAGIAFYCNEFNFEFLKDQNYLKIVVAALFLTAPTSIIIRTLLSSWTPVAEEQSNIQTESLSSAGKYIGILERLLVFTFIIVNHWEGVGFMVAAKSVFRFSDLAQAKQRKLTEYVLIGTLLSFGMAVLTGILFK
- a CDS encoding SatD family protein translates to MIAVITGDIINSQHADTEVWITKLKNLLEKWGSTPQTWEIYRGDEFQFKCNIDDVFWRFLAIKSLIRSQENLDVRIAIGIGEENFSSGKITESNGTAYVNSGRLLNDLKSDGHTVSIKTSNDFLDRDLNILLKWSSKDFDNWTMATAEIIHEMIMNNDITQEDLAKKYTISQSSISQRLKRANYDLIVETNQYFKKKISEL
- a CDS encoding endonuclease, giving the protein MKKLLLPLLLISSYAFAQIPAGYYDGTAALTGYALKSKVHEIISAKNINWHYGDLTNFYNQTDLDKYYDHGASNTTILLDMYSEIPTGPDSYEYTTANIIGSASAEGQGWNREHMMPQSTFYSNYPMYSDLFYVVPTDARINQLRSNYPYGIAGATTFYTFTNSSKIGNSVIPGSVYTGRVYEPINEFKGDVARCLLYFAVRYEGKLGTFNFNNSTNPTSDTNPLDGTEERSFDPAYIAMLLQWHAQDPVSQREIDRNNAVYAIQKNRNPFIDNPSWVNAIWGQTSDAIVPQTPTNLTVTQNSAYFATLNWSPSASTDVIGYKVYQNGTVVASTQGTSISIDHLLPSTTYQFTVKSYDNGYLLSSDSNIVSTTTLATDIYSKDLFVSKYLEGTSNNKALEITNKTGHPVNLSDYRLSIQFYSGTNYYFVDPYELEGTVQNNEVFVVLNPAANFSCYTINQAKFVTAAPQMTYSGSNYIELRYKSTSVDGIGVSGQSNTSTLANVSLYRKSTVNQPTTTFSISEWDAYASDYCMNLGTLSTSDIIFNNNKFQIYPNPADESIYVKGNVDKVKEIQILDFSGKLMYSEKNPFKNKNYISVKLLTTGNYLLKLDEKTVQFLKK
- a CDS encoding acyl-CoA dehydrogenase family protein, with the protein product MNTETINNIKMIAETAKEFAEKNIRPNIMEWDESQTFPKELFHQLGDMGFMGIVIPEQYGGSGLGYHEYVTILDEISQVDPSIGLSVAAHNSLCTNHIYEFGNEEQRNRWLPQLATGKVIGAWGLTEHNTGSDSGGMSTTAVKDGDEWVINGAKNFITHAISGDIAVVMTRTGEIGAKNNSTAFVLEKGMAGFTSGKKENKLGMRASETAELIFDNVRVSDANRLGEVGEGFKQAMKILDGGRISIAALSLGTARGAYKAALKYAKERHQFGKSIASFQAINFMLADMATEIDAAELLIQRASTLKNAKQKMTKEGAMAKLYASEACVRIANNAVQIFGGYGYTKDFPAEKYYRDSKLCTIGEGTSEIQRLVIGRDITQ